The nucleotide window GCCAGGGCGCGTGGCGCCAGCCCAGCCAGGCGGCGGGCGCGGCCACGCCCAGCGCCGCCAGGGTGCGCAGCACGGCGCGGCGGCTGGCGTGCGTGGCGGGGCGCATGGTGGGGCGCGTGAGCACGGGCACGCCCAGCGCGGGCGGCACGGCGCCGAACTGGCGCGCCAGGCGCTCGGCCTTCTGCCAGGCGGCCTCGTGCGCGGGGTGCGCGGCGCGCCAGCGCGCGCAGGCGGCGAAGTCGGCGGCGCCTGCGTTGCCCGAGTGCAGGCGCACCAGCCACTGGGCCGCCGCGCGGATGACGGCCGGGTCGGGCGCCACCGGCGCGCTCATTCCATCAGCGTCAGGCACAGCTCGAACCCCTGCGCCATGTAGCGCTTGACGGTGCGCTCGCTCACGCCCACCTGGGCCGCGATCTGCGCGTAGCCCAGGCCCTGCAGTTGCGAGAGCACGAACACCTCGCGTGCCTTGGGTGCCAGGCGGCCGAGCAGGTCGTCGAGCTGCTGCAGCGCCTGGCGAATGGCGAGCGCGTCCTCGGGCGCGGGGGCGTGCGCCTCGGGCAGCGCGGCGAGGGTGTCGAGCCAGGCCTGCTCCAGCGAGCGGCGGCGCCAGTGGTCGTGCAGCAGGCCGCGCGCGATGGTGGCGAGGTAGGCGCGCGGCGCGCGCAACCCGGGCAGCACCTCGGGTTTGAGCAGCACGCGCACGAAGGTGTCGTGCGCCAGGTCGGCCGCGCCGTCCGGGCAGCGCAGGCGGCGGTGCAGCAGGGCCAGCAGCCAGCCGTGGTGCTCCCGGTACAGGGCGTGCACGGGATGGGCGGCAGTGCTGGGCGGGGCGTGCATGGCAGGCAATCAATGAGAATTAATCGCATTCTACAGATTGCCTGCATGCACCTACCCTGCCGGGTGCTGTCAAAATCAGGAGCGCCTGGCGCTTGCCCCATAAGGGCTGGAGGCCATTTTGACCTGAACTTCAGGCCGGCGCGCCGCGCAGCAGGTACTTCTGCAGCTTGCCCGTGGGGGTGCGCGGCAGCGCGTCCGCGAAGGCGAATTCGCGCGGGATCTTGTAGCGCGCCAAGCGCGGCGCGAGGTAGGCGGCCAGCGCCTCGGGCGTGGGCGCCTCGCCGGGGCGTGGCACGATGCGGGCCACCACGGTCTCGCCCCATTCGGGGTGCGGCCGGCCGAACACGGCCACGTCGGCCACGCCGGGGTGGCTGGCGAGCGCGTCCTCGACTTCCTTGGAGTACACGTTCTCGCCGCCCGTGACGATCATGTCCTTCATGCGGTCCACGATGAAGAGGTAGCCCGCGCCGTCCAGCCGCGCCAGGTCGCCACTCCTGTACCAGCCGCCGGGCGCGAACGCGGCGCGCGTGGCCTCGGGGTCGTCCAGGTAGCCGG belongs to Acidovorax sp. YS12 and includes:
- a CDS encoding sigma-70 family RNA polymerase sigma factor — encoded protein: MHAPPSTAAHPVHALYREHHGWLLALLHRRLRCPDGAADLAHDTFVRVLLKPEVLPGLRAPRAYLATIARGLLHDHWRRRSLEQAWLDTLAALPEAHAPAPEDALAIRQALQQLDDLLGRLAPKAREVFVLSQLQGLGYAQIAAQVGVSERTVKRYMAQGFELCLTLME